A region of Fimbriimonadaceae bacterium DNA encodes the following proteins:
- the dnaE gene encoding DNA polymerase III subunit alpha, producing MSFVHVHNHTEYSLLDGATRIDAMVERAVELEMPAIAISDHGVMFGVMEFYFACKKKGIKPLIGMEAYIAPNRHVKSGREENQTYHLLLLAKNEAGYRNLCKLHSYAALEGFYYKPRIDHDLLREHRAGLIGSSACLGSEVCQALMAGEYDRGQYLAGMYKEIFEPDSFFIELQDHGLPEQAAIKEPLLRIARELSLPLVATNDAHYLCRGDAEPHDVLLCIGTGALQSEKDRLKFATPEFYLKSPEEMHATFGDTPEALANSLRIADMCEVELGKQQALMPDPELPEGVSSTDYLRQLAREGLGDRIKHVDERAQERLEYELSVIEKTGFENYFLLVREFAEFTREQGIMFGVRGSAAGSLVSYCLGITDVDPLEFDLTFERFLNIERIAMPDIDMDFEDARRDEVIKWVTEKYGKDRVAQIVTFGTLGARAAIKDAGRVMGYTPQETDRICKTIPNLPGMSLHRAMEDSPDFAQLVATDPKVKELVETAKSVEGLARHSGVHAAGVVIAKDPLMEHLPLYRGNDGQAITAFEMGILEKIGLLKMDFLGLSNLTVLAKTVENLRLEDPEIDTAKLLEDMPDDDEKSYAMLGRGETVGVFQLESGGMKRHIMELKPENVRELAAMVALYRPGPMKHIPDFIDSKFGRREIKFLDDRMRPILEETYGIIVYQDQVLKLVQALAGFSLGKADILRRAMGKKDRDAMAAMKVEFVEGCLSNEVGEDVAEKVWELLLPFAGYAFNKAHAVCYAILAYKTAYLKANYPVAYMAALLAVYRDKEDRIVTCIEECRRQKISVLQPDVNRSEVDFAVEGQSIRFGLVSIKGVGESIARAIVGDRRENGPYGHLYEFCERMKPFGLNRASLEAIVKAGGFDSIEKNRNRLVNALDVAIMAADLAIRHREAGQDSLFGESQEEVVAATRPLLADAEPPSRTEILAMEKEVMGIYVSDHPLRGYELALRRAASHAAVSISELEEGVSVTLAGVVAGLRTIITKQRKEKMAQITLEDFSGQATMIVFPATYAKIGGQIEKDRVMVAKGVVMHRERPGSGGERSIEVRLEEIAPLEAGPEAMLTDSSVDGTVLIRLPRATRGQLESLRDALIKNAGSYAVLLEIGTNGSRKTVSLPMTAHPSMELVSLLRSISLDAELELIQSQAFTN from the coding sequence ATGTCGTTCGTTCACGTCCATAACCACACCGAATACAGCCTCTTGGACGGCGCCACCCGCATCGATGCGATGGTCGAGCGTGCCGTGGAGCTGGAAATGCCGGCCATCGCGATCAGCGACCACGGCGTGATGTTCGGCGTCATGGAGTTTTACTTCGCCTGCAAGAAGAAGGGAATCAAACCGCTCATTGGCATGGAAGCGTACATTGCTCCCAACCGCCACGTGAAGTCTGGAAGGGAAGAGAATCAGACCTACCACCTTCTCCTCCTCGCCAAGAACGAGGCCGGTTACCGCAACCTCTGCAAGCTTCACTCCTACGCCGCGCTCGAAGGCTTTTACTACAAGCCCCGGATCGACCATGACTTGCTGCGAGAGCACCGGGCAGGACTCATCGGGTCCAGTGCGTGCCTGGGAAGCGAAGTATGCCAGGCGCTCATGGCGGGAGAGTACGACCGTGGGCAGTACCTCGCGGGCATGTACAAAGAGATCTTCGAGCCTGACTCCTTCTTTATTGAATTGCAGGACCATGGCCTGCCAGAACAGGCGGCGATCAAAGAGCCGCTACTCAGAATCGCCCGAGAGCTCAGCTTGCCACTTGTGGCAACGAATGACGCCCACTACCTCTGTCGTGGCGATGCCGAACCGCACGATGTCCTGCTCTGCATCGGAACTGGGGCGCTTCAAAGTGAGAAGGATCGTCTGAAGTTCGCCACTCCGGAGTTCTATCTCAAGTCCCCGGAAGAGATGCACGCCACTTTTGGCGACACGCCGGAGGCCCTTGCCAATTCGCTGCGGATCGCCGACATGTGCGAAGTCGAGCTAGGAAAACAGCAGGCCCTCATGCCGGACCCGGAATTGCCGGAGGGTGTTTCGTCGACGGACTATTTGCGGCAGTTGGCCCGTGAGGGCCTCGGGGATCGCATCAAGCATGTGGACGAGCGAGCCCAAGAGCGGCTCGAATACGAGCTCTCGGTGATCGAAAAAACCGGTTTCGAGAACTACTTTCTCTTGGTGCGCGAGTTTGCTGAATTTACGCGGGAGCAAGGGATCATGTTCGGGGTGAGGGGAAGTGCCGCAGGGAGCCTGGTGAGCTACTGCCTTGGCATCACGGATGTCGATCCGCTGGAGTTCGACCTCACCTTTGAGCGCTTCCTCAATATCGAGCGGATCGCGATGCCCGATATCGACATGGACTTCGAAGACGCCCGCCGAGACGAGGTCATCAAATGGGTTACCGAGAAGTACGGGAAGGACCGAGTTGCTCAAATCGTGACCTTTGGCACGTTGGGCGCTCGTGCGGCGATCAAGGATGCGGGGCGGGTCATGGGCTATACGCCACAGGAGACCGACCGAATCTGCAAGACGATCCCGAACCTGCCCGGCATGTCTCTCCATCGAGCTATGGAGGACTCCCCGGACTTTGCCCAGTTGGTGGCGACGGATCCGAAGGTCAAGGAGCTCGTGGAGACGGCAAAGTCGGTCGAGGGCTTGGCAAGGCACTCGGGTGTCCATGCCGCGGGAGTCGTCATTGCAAAGGACCCGCTCATGGAGCACCTCCCCCTCTACCGCGGGAACGATGGCCAGGCGATCACCGCCTTCGAGATGGGAATCCTCGAGAAGATAGGGCTTCTCAAGATGGATTTTCTTGGCCTTTCGAACCTTACCGTTTTGGCCAAAACCGTCGAGAATCTACGCCTGGAAGATCCAGAAATCGACACCGCCAAGCTCCTCGAAGACATGCCCGACGACGATGAAAAATCGTACGCCATGCTGGGACGGGGCGAAACCGTCGGTGTATTCCAACTGGAATCGGGCGGTATGAAGCGCCACATCATGGAGCTGAAGCCGGAAAATGTGCGGGAGCTGGCGGCGATGGTCGCGCTCTATCGGCCAGGTCCGATGAAGCATATTCCTGATTTCATCGACTCAAAGTTTGGCCGGCGCGAGATCAAGTTTCTGGACGACAGGATGCGACCAATCCTGGAAGAGACGTACGGCATCATCGTTTACCAGGATCAGGTTCTAAAGCTGGTCCAGGCGCTTGCCGGTTTCTCGCTTGGGAAGGCGGACATCCTGCGGCGAGCCATGGGCAAGAAGGACCGCGATGCGATGGCAGCCATGAAGGTGGAGTTTGTCGAGGGTTGCCTGAGCAACGAGGTCGGCGAGGATGTCGCCGAGAAGGTATGGGAGCTTCTGCTGCCCTTTGCAGGCTATGCGTTTAACAAGGCCCATGCGGTTTGCTATGCGATTCTCGCGTACAAGACCGCGTACCTCAAGGCGAACTATCCGGTTGCCTATATGGCCGCCCTCCTGGCAGTTTATAGAGATAAAGAAGATCGCATCGTCACGTGTATCGAGGAGTGTCGTCGACAAAAGATTTCCGTCCTTCAGCCTGACGTGAACCGGAGCGAGGTGGACTTTGCGGTCGAAGGCCAATCGATAAGGTTCGGACTCGTGTCGATCAAGGGCGTTGGAGAGTCGATCGCCCGCGCGATCGTCGGGGACCGCAGGGAGAACGGACCCTATGGCCATCTCTATGAGTTTTGCGAGCGGATGAAACCGTTCGGCCTCAATCGGGCAAGCCTGGAAGCAATCGTAAAGGCGGGTGGGTTTGACAGCATCGAGAAGAATCGCAATCGCCTGGTGAATGCTCTTGACGTCGCCATCATGGCTGCAGACCTCGCGATCAGGCACCGCGAAGCAGGGCAGGACTCGCTGTTTGGCGAGTCTCAGGAAGAAGTGGTTGCGGCAACACGGCCATTGCTGGCCGATGCCGAGCCCCCGAGCCGCACGGAGATTCTGGCGATGGAGAAAGAGGTCATGGGCATCTATGTTTCTGACCATCCCTTGCGGGGCTATGAGTTGGCCCTACGGCGCGCAGCCAGCCATGCGGCGGTCTCGATCAGCGAACTTGAGGAAGGCGTTTCGGTAACTTTGGCCGGGGTCGTGGCGGGGCTTAGGACGATCATCACCAAACAGCGAAAGGAGAAGATGGCCCAAATCACGCTGGAGGACTTCAGTGGACAGGCGACGATGATCGTCTTTCCAGCGACCTATGCGAAGATCGGAGGGCAAATCGAAAAGGACCGGGTGATGGTCGCCAAGGGGGTGGTGATGCACCGGGAAAGGCCCGGGTCTGGAGGTGAACGGAGCATAGAAGTCCGCCTCGAGGAAATCGCGCCACTCGAAGCCGGCCCTGAAGCGATGCTGACCGACTCGTCAGTGGACGGTACCGTCCTGATCCGCTTGCCGAGGGCGACGCGTGGCCAGCTCGAATCGCTTCGCGATGCCCTGATTAAGAATGCGGGCAGTTATGCGGTGCTGCTTGAGATCGGAACGAATGGTTCACGGAAGACCGTGTCGCTGCCGATGACGGCTCATCCCAGCATGGAGTTGGTATCGCTGCTGCGGTCGATTTCCCTTGACGCGGAGCTCGAACTAATCCAAAGCCAGGCGTTTACAAATTAA
- the rplJ gene encoding 50S ribosomal protein L10 — translation MPTAEKATVIEQATGWYQKSVGVIFTDYRGLKVKEMQQLRANLRAKGGELHVLKNTLFRIAAGADIEQMTAEHHNGPTAVAFLFENEAECAKVLFDYTKTHKNFTVKGGYFAGRAFTDKDVEALSKLPPRDMLIAQVIGAVAAPLTNLVGVIEALYADPIRVIGAVADKVAEGSPIPAAEPAPAEAATTEVAASAAAEAAEAPEPPAEEATVTEEVTAEAAPAESEAVEATEAPTPETTESTQEETQ, via the coding sequence ATGCCAACAGCTGAAAAGGCAACAGTCATCGAACAGGCTACTGGCTGGTACCAGAAGTCGGTGGGCGTCATTTTCACCGATTATCGCGGTCTGAAGGTGAAAGAGATGCAGCAGTTGCGCGCAAACTTGCGTGCCAAGGGCGGCGAGCTGCACGTTCTCAAGAACACCTTGTTCCGCATTGCCGCCGGTGCCGACATCGAGCAGATGACGGCAGAGCACCACAATGGCCCGACCGCGGTCGCGTTTCTCTTCGAGAACGAAGCTGAATGCGCCAAGGTCTTGTTCGACTACACCAAGACGCACAAGAACTTCACGGTTAAGGGCGGCTATTTTGCGGGACGCGCGTTCACGGATAAGGACGTCGAAGCGCTCTCCAAGCTGCCGCCGCGCGACATGCTCATTGCCCAGGTTATCGGCGCGGTCGCCGCGCCCCTTACGAACCTGGTTGGCGTCATCGAGGCACTCTACGCGGATCCGATCCGTGTTATTGGCGCCGTCGCCGACAAGGTCGCCGAAGGATCGCCGATCCCAGCGGCAGAACCAGCCCCAGCAGAGGCCGCGACGACCGAGGTAGCTGCCAGTGCGGCTGCCGAAGCTGCCGAGGCTCCCGAGCCGCCGGCCGAAGAAGCCACCGTGACTGAAGAAGTAACCGCTGAAGCCGCTCCCGCCGAATCAGAGGCGGTCGAAGCGACCGAAGCCCCAACCCCGGAAACTACCGAATCAACCCAAGAGGAGACTCAATAA
- the rplL gene encoding 50S ribosomal protein L7/L12, translating to MATTVDKIVDQISSMTALELSELKKALEDKFGVTAAAPMMGMPMMMPGMGGGEAAPAAEEKTDFDVILAAAGDKKLEVIKVVREITGLGLKEAKDLVDGAPNPIKQGAGKDEAEKIKKAIEEAGGKVELK from the coding sequence ATGGCTACCACCGTTGACAAAATCGTCGATCAGATCAGCAGCATGACGGCACTCGAGCTTTCCGAGCTCAAGAAGGCCCTCGAAGACAAGTTTGGCGTCACCGCCGCTGCCCCCATGATGGGCATGCCGATGATGATGCCGGGCATGGGTGGTGGCGAAGCCGCCCCGGCCGCCGAAGAGAAGACCGATTTCGACGTCATCCTTGCCGCCGCCGGCGACAAGAAGCTCGAAGTCATCAAGGTCGTTCGAGAGATCACTGGCCTCGGCCTGAAAGAAGCCAAGGACCTGGTCGATGGCGCTCCCAACCCGATCAAGCAGGGCGCTGGCAAGGACGAAGCCGAGAAGATCAAGAAGGCGATCGAAGAGGCTGGCGGAAAGGTCGAGCTCAAGTAG
- the rnc gene encoding Ribonuclease 3 has translation MIPQAIPLKNETLFKLAMRHRSAAPDVVTDSYERLEFFGDSVLGLVAAQYLYEHHPDWDQGMMSKAKASVVQEGPLALTALRLGLDQCIELSPSEEATGGRKRPSILADVFEAVIGAIYLESGLEMARWFVLEQLNEYLMQVSAGDVNPNDHKSKLQEIAQATWRKTPVYRIVRETGYAHDKRFYVEVSFDDEVMGEGSGRSKKEAEQAAAQEALNLIERAKRNRELIESHLED, from the coding sequence ATGATCCCCCAAGCCATTCCTCTCAAGAACGAAACCCTCTTCAAGTTGGCCATGCGGCACCGATCGGCTGCACCCGACGTCGTTACCGACAGCTACGAGCGGCTGGAGTTCTTCGGAGACTCCGTCTTGGGGCTTGTCGCTGCCCAATACCTTTACGAGCACCATCCCGACTGGGATCAGGGGATGATGAGCAAGGCCAAAGCAAGCGTCGTCCAGGAGGGGCCTCTTGCCCTGACTGCGCTGCGACTTGGGTTGGACCAGTGCATCGAGCTGAGCCCCAGCGAAGAGGCTACCGGTGGAAGGAAGCGGCCCTCGATCCTGGCTGACGTGTTCGAAGCCGTCATTGGCGCCATTTATCTCGAATCCGGCTTGGAAATGGCGCGTTGGTTCGTCCTTGAACAGCTCAACGAGTATCTGATGCAGGTCAGCGCGGGCGACGTGAACCCGAATGATCACAAGTCTAAGCTCCAGGAGATTGCGCAAGCCACGTGGCGCAAAACGCCGGTGTATCGAATCGTCCGGGAGACCGGCTACGCGCATGACAAGCGCTTCTATGTCGAAGTTTCTTTCGATGACGAGGTGATGGGAGAAGGCAGCGGTCGTTCGAAGAAGGAAGCCGAGCAGGCAGCGGCACAGGAGGCGCTTAACCTCATTGAACGTGCGAAGCGCAACCGTGAACTGATTGAAAGCCACTTGGAAGACTGA
- a CDS encoding Aspartate aminotransferase produces MTSRARLLQEQGIDVISFAAGEPDFNTPEPICEAAIEAIRAGKTKYTASSGTPELKRAIVDKALRENGLACEPDQVVASCGAKHSCYNAFQVLVDPGDEVILLAPYWMTYADQIRLAGGKVVTVSSTAETAFVPSFEAIRDAITSKTRAIVINSPSNPTGAVYPRSLVESIAELARRHGIWIVSDEIYERLVYEGVATCVAAIDQDTAERTITISGCSKTYAMTGWRLGYAIAPKPVAKAMGNLQDQVTSNPASIVQAAAVAAYQLSTAAVDQMRSEFQHRRDSIVRALADVPGVRLECPHGAFYAFVDVSNHLNGSIRSDTELADFLLDRAHVATVPGSVFGGPGYLRMSYATSPDRIESGIARIRAALETIA; encoded by the coding sequence ATGACATCGCGAGCGCGATTGCTTCAGGAGCAGGGCATTGACGTCATCTCCTTTGCGGCAGGTGAACCCGACTTCAATACGCCGGAGCCTATCTGCGAAGCCGCCATCGAAGCTATTCGGGCTGGGAAGACCAAATACACGGCAAGCTCGGGAACGCCTGAACTTAAGCGCGCCATCGTTGACAAGGCGCTTCGTGAGAATGGCTTGGCTTGTGAACCGGATCAGGTCGTGGCAAGCTGCGGCGCCAAGCATTCTTGCTACAACGCCTTCCAGGTGCTGGTCGACCCCGGCGACGAAGTCATCCTGCTGGCCCCGTACTGGATGACCTATGCGGACCAGATTCGCCTTGCCGGTGGCAAAGTGGTTACGGTGTCGTCGACGGCGGAAACAGCATTTGTGCCAAGCTTTGAGGCCATTCGCGACGCGATCACATCGAAAACGCGGGCGATCGTGATCAACAGTCCTTCGAACCCGACCGGGGCGGTTTATCCTCGGTCACTGGTTGAATCCATCGCCGAATTGGCCCGTCGGCATGGTATCTGGATCGTATCGGATGAGATTTACGAACGACTAGTCTATGAAGGCGTAGCCACCTGCGTCGCGGCGATCGACCAAGATACGGCCGAACGCACGATTACCATCAGCGGGTGCAGCAAGACGTATGCGATGACCGGATGGCGCTTGGGTTACGCGATCGCCCCGAAACCGGTGGCGAAGGCGATGGGGAACCTGCAGGACCAGGTGACCAGCAACCCCGCATCGATCGTGCAGGCGGCCGCGGTTGCCGCTTATCAGCTGTCTACTGCGGCCGTGGATCAAATGCGCAGCGAGTTTCAGCACCGCCGGGACTCAATCGTCCGGGCTCTCGCCGATGTGCCTGGCGTGCGCCTCGAATGTCCGCATGGGGCATTCTATGCCTTCGTGGACGTCTCGAACCATCTTAACGGCTCGATTCGATCCGACACCGAACTTGCCGATTTTCTTTTGGACCGGGCGCATGTCGCGACGGTCCCAGGCAGCGTCTTTGGCGGACCGGGGTATTTGAGGATGAGCTATGCCACCTCACCCGACCGCATCGAGAGCGGCATCGCGCGAATCCGCGCTGCGCTCGAAACGATCGCATGA
- the hmuU gene encoding Hemin transport system permease protein HmuU, protein MKDVRPKRGYLAILLILLTLLHVAVGSYIWIAPNDLVQAIFAGPGHEGTGHIVWALRIPRAIGCVLVGCSLAWVGALYQAFFRNPLAEPFVLGVSSGAAVGSSLVLVLGGAGWLLGLAMPAAGFISAYLALVLLLGLVGSHQRSVANILIAGAVLGSMLAALLSLVLLFAGRDTNQVLRWLMGSVTELRWPHLASMAVILAFSMAVLLPRLREINAMAVGEQTAMRLGVDVERLKVTLLIASTLPVAATVASAGIVGFVGLVAPHLARRLTGNDLRRAAIDAALIGGALVLAADLLAQRLMPAGELPIGAVTAVLGSPFLLGMLRKSREQ, encoded by the coding sequence ATGAAGGACGTCCGGCCAAAGCGTGGCTACTTGGCGATCCTGCTCATCTTGCTGACCCTTCTTCATGTCGCAGTCGGCAGCTACATATGGATTGCACCGAACGATCTCGTTCAAGCGATTTTCGCCGGACCGGGTCACGAGGGCACGGGGCACATTGTGTGGGCGTTGCGAATTCCGCGAGCGATCGGCTGCGTTCTCGTCGGCTGCTCGCTAGCCTGGGTAGGTGCGCTTTATCAGGCATTCTTCCGCAATCCCCTTGCCGAGCCCTTTGTCTTGGGTGTGTCCAGTGGAGCCGCGGTGGGGTCCTCTCTGGTTCTGGTCCTTGGCGGAGCGGGCTGGCTTCTCGGCCTTGCGATGCCAGCCGCGGGCTTTATCTCTGCGTATTTGGCCCTCGTCCTGCTGCTCGGACTCGTCGGGTCACATCAGCGGTCAGTAGCCAATATCCTCATCGCCGGTGCGGTCCTGGGCTCCATGCTCGCCGCCCTATTGAGTTTGGTACTGCTCTTTGCCGGGCGAGACACCAACCAAGTTCTTCGCTGGCTGATGGGAAGCGTTACCGAACTTCGCTGGCCCCACCTCGCCTCTATGGCAGTGATCCTGGCTTTCTCGATGGCAGTCCTCTTGCCACGGTTGCGAGAAATCAACGCGATGGCGGTCGGTGAACAGACTGCGATGCGGCTCGGAGTGGATGTCGAACGCCTCAAGGTCACCCTGCTTATTGCGAGCACATTGCCCGTCGCTGCAACCGTGGCGTCGGCTGGAATCGTGGGGTTTGTGGGCCTAGTGGCGCCCCACCTGGCTCGGCGGTTGACGGGAAACGATCTCCGCCGAGCGGCGATCGACGCGGCGCTTATCGGGGGTGCGCTTGTTCTGGCTGCCGACCTCCTCGCTCAGCGGCTCATGCCGGCCGGCGAGCTGCCAATCGGCGCGGTAACTGCCGTACTTGGCAGCCCATTCCTGCTGGGGATGCTTAGGAAATCGCGTGAGCAGTAA
- the dtd gene encoding D-aminoacyl-tRNA deacylase, with protein sequence MKAVVQRVLEAAVAVDGHELGRIGPGLAVLVAAHKEDTPDRVTKMAAKLVGLRIFNDAEGKMNVAVADALPESPSMLVISNFTVYGDTEAGRRPSFVASASYEDGRRHFDGLLEELRSRGIVVATGEFGADMKVSLVNDGPVTVIVET encoded by the coding sequence GTGAAGGCTGTGGTCCAGCGGGTGCTGGAGGCAGCTGTTGCGGTCGATGGCCATGAGCTGGGTCGTATCGGCCCCGGCTTGGCGGTGTTGGTAGCGGCTCATAAGGAGGACACGCCGGATCGGGTCACGAAGATGGCGGCCAAACTGGTGGGGTTGCGCATCTTCAATGACGCGGAAGGGAAGATGAACGTTGCGGTGGCCGATGCCTTGCCAGAATCTCCGTCGATGCTGGTGATCTCGAACTTCACGGTCTACGGCGATACCGAAGCAGGCCGCCGCCCGAGCTTCGTGGCCTCGGCCTCCTATGAGGATGGCCGGCGGCATTTCGACGGCCTGTTGGAAGAACTGAGGTCGCGCGGCATTGTGGTCGCTACCGGCGAGTTCGGTGCGGATATGAAGGTTTCCCTGGTCAACGACGGGCCGGTGACCGTCATCGTGGAGACGTAG